From the genome of Thermogutta terrifontis, one region includes:
- the fusA gene encoding elongation factor G, which translates to MPRDIRNIRNIGIVAHIDAGKTTLTERMLFYAHFIHRVGSVDEGTTVTDYDPEEQERGITIQAACVTFDWRGVHINLIDTPGHVDFTAEVERSLRVLDGAVVVFSAREGVEAQSETVWRQADKYHVPRIAFINKMDREGADYFGTLEEIEKRLECRPIPVNLPIGSGPAHFNNPFRGVIDLISMKALRFVEEGNHAEVIAEEIPEELKEEAQIWRHNMLDQLSLYSDKLTELLLAEEPIPEDLIRSVIRQATIGNLIVPVLCGSALHGIGVQPVLDAVVDYLPDPTEIPPVEGTDPENPNKKLTRKADPKEPFCGLVFKVQADRYGDLDYVRVYSGRLTANSRVLNPGKNKKENVPQLWRIQADRREQIEAVEAGDIVGIMGMRHSVTGDTLCDPKHPILLEPIVFPQTVIDMAIEPETTAERKKLIDALELMKRQDPTFRYKEHEETGQIIISGMGELHLEVAVHRLVREHNLKVRVQKPRVSYRETVEKAVEVTGVCHRTVGGQPLFAELSIRMEPFDKSPKPVVVTVENAEGLPAPFLKAALEVLEQQGEGGGLLGFPLMHVRVAITGAKVHETESNELAFRLAAADAFDKALREAGIVLLEPIMRLEVTVPEEYVGDVISDLQQRRAEIVRTTVRGKNTVIEAHAPLAELFGYSNAMRGLSQGRASCSIEPYTYGPAPAEVLESFL; encoded by the coding sequence ATGCCTCGCGACATCAGGAATATTCGCAACATCGGGATTGTGGCCCACATCGATGCGGGAAAAACCACCCTCACCGAACGGATGCTGTTTTACGCGCACTTTATTCACCGGGTGGGTTCGGTGGATGAAGGCACAACGGTGACAGACTACGATCCCGAAGAACAGGAACGCGGGATCACCATCCAAGCAGCGTGTGTGACCTTCGACTGGCGAGGCGTCCACATCAATCTGATTGACACGCCGGGTCACGTGGATTTTACCGCAGAGGTGGAGCGATCCCTGCGCGTCCTTGATGGGGCTGTGGTGGTTTTCAGTGCTCGCGAGGGTGTGGAAGCCCAGAGCGAAACGGTCTGGCGGCAGGCGGACAAATACCATGTTCCGCGTATCGCCTTCATCAACAAGATGGATCGTGAAGGAGCGGACTACTTCGGGACACTGGAAGAGATCGAAAAACGCCTGGAGTGTCGGCCGATCCCGGTCAATCTCCCGATCGGGAGTGGTCCTGCCCACTTTAACAACCCCTTCCGTGGTGTGATCGATCTTATTTCGATGAAAGCCCTCCGGTTTGTGGAAGAAGGGAATCACGCAGAGGTGATTGCCGAGGAAATTCCGGAGGAATTAAAAGAAGAGGCGCAGATTTGGCGCCACAATATGCTGGATCAGTTGTCGCTGTACAGCGATAAGCTCACAGAATTGCTGCTGGCGGAAGAGCCGATACCGGAAGATCTTATCCGTTCGGTGATTCGGCAGGCGACCATCGGTAATTTGATTGTGCCCGTCCTGTGTGGCTCGGCCCTCCATGGAATTGGGGTGCAACCGGTTCTGGATGCTGTGGTGGATTACCTGCCCGACCCGACCGAGATTCCTCCGGTTGAAGGCACGGATCCAGAAAACCCCAATAAAAAGCTCACTCGAAAAGCGGATCCCAAAGAACCGTTTTGCGGACTGGTCTTTAAGGTTCAGGCGGACCGGTACGGCGATCTGGATTATGTACGCGTTTATTCCGGGCGGTTGACGGCTAACAGCCGGGTTCTCAATCCTGGCAAGAACAAGAAGGAAAACGTTCCCCAACTGTGGCGCATCCAGGCCGATCGCCGCGAACAAATCGAGGCGGTGGAGGCTGGGGATATCGTGGGTATCATGGGCATGCGGCACTCGGTTACGGGGGACACGTTGTGCGACCCCAAGCATCCCATCCTGCTGGAACCGATTGTTTTTCCCCAGACCGTCATCGATATGGCTATCGAGCCGGAAACCACGGCGGAGCGAAAAAAGCTGATCGATGCGCTGGAGTTGATGAAACGGCAGGATCCCACGTTCCGGTACAAAGAGCACGAAGAAACCGGGCAGATCATCATCAGCGGCATGGGCGAACTTCATTTGGAGGTGGCCGTCCACCGATTGGTTCGGGAACACAACTTGAAAGTGCGCGTCCAGAAGCCGCGTGTGAGCTACCGCGAGACAGTGGAAAAGGCCGTGGAAGTTACTGGTGTGTGCCACCGCACCGTGGGCGGTCAGCCACTCTTTGCGGAGCTCTCCATTCGCATGGAACCGTTCGACAAATCCCCCAAACCTGTGGTTGTGACGGTTGAAAACGCCGAAGGGCTGCCAGCCCCATTCCTGAAGGCCGCTCTTGAGGTTCTCGAGCAGCAGGGAGAGGGCGGTGGCCTGCTGGGGTTCCCGCTCATGCACGTTCGGGTAGCCATTACCGGTGCCAAAGTTCACGAGACGGAATCGAATGAGTTGGCCTTTCGCCTGGCCGCCGCGGACGCTTTCGATAAAGCCCTGCGCGAAGCCGGGATTGTTCTTCTCGAACCGATTATGCGTTTGGAAGTGACGGTTCCTGAAGAGTATGTTGGCGATGTGATCAGTGATCTCCAGCAGCGGCGGGCGGAGATCGTCCGCACCACTGTACGCGGAAAAAACACGGTCATCGAAGCCCACGCACCGCTGGCGGAGCTGTTTGGCTATTCCAACGCCATGCGCGGGTTGAGTCAGGGACGGGCGTCATGCAGCATTGAGCCGTATACGTACGGGCCGGCTCCGGCAGAAGTGCTGGAAAGTTTTCTCTAA
- a CDS encoding alpha/beta hydrolase has translation MLADYKRLRKLAPILTIAMGVCWSGAILIGEERDLGLKPGMTATVTATFDGQPFSYEVTGVTNKENYQVVFVRYPSPVTSELPQNNIIPVEYYLPTGLFADGPKRPAVICLHILDGSLELVRMLGSVLASHGVSAVVFPLPYYGERGGPLGPRDILEEPQRFLRVLEQTYLEVRRATDFLASRPEVDPEKIGVAGISLGAIVAASAAEREPRIWRTALILSGGNILKIVATAREAEPLREFLGRLPEEDRAKVIEGFREADPLTGAHLLRERALAGRVLMINAAEDEVIPRDCTEQLAAALGISNQVIWLEGLGHYTAIAALPEILQQTARFFAQDLPVELQNAQPAAESLTPLNRIAGCLREITQFCMEEPRPGTCHIIHVASQLEGQMFDVLLIRGRGHQFRLEGQLGNFGRVMAGQGDYPWLVARTGKVFAGEPGAPLETKSPLTYVRGVILERLRFVMLALGGLASTPAALEPLLQIQQEKNQNGETLTVWPAGKQSPKMTMTFTRAGVMPEEIAVETPDRNVIIRIKSWQLHAPASAGVFAPPATESVQEVSRNDLYRMFGALVNFAAEQLP, from the coding sequence ATGCTGGCAGATTACAAACGGCTCCGGAAGTTGGCTCCAATCCTCACTATCGCCATGGGGGTGTGCTGGAGTGGGGCAATCCTAATCGGCGAGGAACGGGATCTAGGGCTCAAGCCCGGCATGACGGCTACCGTCACGGCCACCTTCGACGGACAGCCCTTTTCCTATGAAGTGACGGGCGTCACAAACAAAGAAAATTACCAGGTCGTTTTTGTGCGTTATCCGTCACCGGTTACATCAGAACTGCCACAGAATAACATTATCCCGGTGGAGTACTATCTTCCCACCGGTCTGTTCGCTGATGGGCCGAAGCGTCCGGCCGTGATTTGCCTCCACATCCTCGATGGCAGTCTCGAACTGGTCCGAATGCTGGGCTCCGTCTTGGCGTCGCATGGGGTTTCTGCGGTTGTGTTTCCTCTTCCCTACTATGGAGAGCGGGGCGGTCCCTTGGGGCCCCGTGATATCCTGGAAGAGCCCCAGCGATTTCTGCGCGTTCTGGAACAGACCTATTTGGAAGTTCGCCGGGCCACGGATTTTCTCGCTTCCCGACCTGAAGTGGATCCTGAGAAAATCGGTGTGGCCGGTATCAGTCTGGGAGCCATAGTTGCAGCATCGGCTGCCGAACGGGAACCGCGAATCTGGCGCACAGCTTTGATCCTTTCCGGAGGCAACATTCTCAAAATAGTCGCGACAGCGCGGGAAGCCGAGCCTCTGCGGGAGTTTCTCGGCCGGCTGCCCGAGGAGGATCGCGCGAAAGTGATCGAAGGCTTCCGCGAGGCGGATCCCCTCACCGGTGCGCATCTGCTCCGCGAACGTGCCCTGGCTGGTCGAGTCCTCATGATCAATGCGGCCGAAGATGAAGTTATTCCCCGGGATTGTACTGAGCAACTGGCCGCGGCTTTGGGAATATCCAACCAAGTAATTTGGTTGGAGGGCCTTGGTCACTACACAGCGATCGCTGCCTTGCCGGAAATCCTCCAGCAGACAGCGCGGTTCTTCGCTCAGGATTTGCCCGTCGAACTTCAAAACGCGCAACCGGCGGCGGAAAGTCTCACACCGCTGAATCGGATCGCTGGATGCCTTCGCGAAATCACCCAGTTCTGCATGGAAGAACCACGCCCGGGAACCTGTCACATTATTCATGTAGCGTCCCAACTGGAAGGACAAATGTTCGATGTACTGCTGATTCGAGGGCGGGGGCATCAATTTCGACTGGAAGGCCAACTGGGCAACTTCGGGCGCGTCATGGCGGGGCAGGGCGATTATCCTTGGCTGGTGGCACGAACCGGAAAAGTTTTTGCGGGTGAGCCGGGCGCCCCCCTCGAGACAAAGTCACCGTTGACTTACGTGCGGGGAGTAATTCTGGAACGTCTGCGTTTTGTGATGCTGGCGTTGGGTGGACTGGCGAGCACGCCCGCCGCCCTCGAACCGCTCCTGCAAATTCAACAGGAAAAAAACCAGAATGGCGAAACCCTCACAGTTTGGCCGGCTGGCAAACAGTCGCCTAAAATGACCATGACTTTTACCAGGGCCGGGGTCATGCCCGAAGAGATCGCTGTCGAGACACCTGATCGGAATGTCATTATTCGAATCAAGAGCTGGCAGCTTCACGCACCGGCCAGCGCCGGGGTATTTGCTCCCCCTGCGACGGAATCCGTTCAGGAAGTATCTCGAAATGATCTTTATCGAATGTTTGGAGCTCTTGTGAACTTCGCTGCGGAACAACTTCCCTAA
- a CDS encoding C45 family autoproteolytic acyltransferase/hydolase, with product MIGQIMTHLRGLISSGSTSKLPCQGKPSSQYDGVDFRTFSSAGTVITAVVCLAVAFAVGWSNSPIASGNEPLAHAEAGNPNVGETSTPGVSSRYEVLRVDSDRHGLLARCEGKLVLIVSGKPADMGRAQGRLLAGSIQYLVERVLYGVGAFDSVESGTWFFDRMEEIHRRTSPYIPSRYFEEIDALAEAAGLSQRDARFANLFPERFHCSGVAVRGTATRDGQVIHARVLDYMRDINLQGCAVVQVFIPEGRHAWMSLGYAGLVGTVTAMNEAGLAVGEMGGGGEGHWDGMPMTLLLREIMERAGTVQQALKILQETPRTCEYYYVFSDRSGDLAAVRAVPEEVLILKPGQQHPLLPPVPKDTVFISADERARVLSERLHEYFGRIDVPTMIEIIKRPVAMRSNLHNAIMTPQTLNMWVADAGRTTPACDEPYVRVNLRELLDLFRVTLATSTASR from the coding sequence ATGATCGGTCAGATAATGACGCATTTGCGTGGTCTCATCAGTTCTGGCTCCACTTCTAAGCTTCCGTGTCAGGGGAAGCCATCTTCGCAATACGACGGCGTGGATTTTCGGACATTCAGTTCAGCTGGGACTGTGATAACGGCCGTCGTTTGCCTCGCTGTGGCGTTTGCGGTGGGCTGGAGCAACAGTCCGATAGCGTCAGGTAATGAGCCCCTTGCGCACGCGGAAGCTGGAAATCCAAACGTGGGGGAAACGTCAACGCCCGGGGTTTCCAGCCGTTATGAGGTTCTTCGTGTCGATTCGGATCGCCACGGTTTGCTGGCGCGCTGCGAAGGAAAGCTCGTGCTCATCGTCAGTGGCAAACCTGCGGACATGGGCCGCGCCCAGGGACGCCTTCTCGCGGGGTCAATTCAATATTTGGTGGAGCGAGTTCTCTACGGGGTGGGAGCTTTCGACTCGGTGGAAAGTGGCACATGGTTTTTCGACCGCATGGAAGAAATTCACCGTCGAACCTCTCCGTATATCCCATCACGGTACTTTGAGGAGATTGACGCTCTAGCCGAAGCTGCCGGTCTTTCTCAGCGGGATGCCCGTTTTGCAAATCTTTTTCCGGAAAGATTTCATTGCAGTGGGGTGGCGGTTCGTGGTACGGCCACACGTGACGGTCAGGTCATCCATGCCCGGGTGCTCGATTACATGCGGGACATCAATCTCCAGGGATGTGCCGTGGTGCAGGTCTTTATTCCCGAAGGCCGTCATGCCTGGATGAGTTTGGGATATGCGGGGCTGGTGGGAACGGTTACAGCGATGAATGAGGCCGGGCTGGCTGTCGGAGAAATGGGTGGTGGTGGAGAAGGCCATTGGGATGGCATGCCCATGACCCTTCTTTTACGGGAGATCATGGAGCGGGCAGGGACGGTCCAGCAAGCCCTGAAGATCCTCCAGGAGACTCCGCGAACGTGTGAGTATTATTACGTCTTCAGCGACAGGTCAGGTGATCTTGCGGCAGTTCGGGCAGTGCCGGAAGAGGTTCTCATCCTGAAACCCGGTCAGCAACATCCCCTCCTGCCACCAGTTCCCAAAGACACAGTTTTCATCTCCGCTGATGAGCGGGCGCGGGTGCTCAGTGAGCGTTTACACGAGTATTTCGGCCGAATTGATGTCCCCACCATGATCGAGATCATCAAAAGGCCTGTGGCCATGCGATCCAATTTGCACAACGCCATCATGACGCCGCAAACCCTGAATATGTGGGTGGCGGATGCGGGTCGGACAACCCCTGCCTGTGACGAGCCCTACGTGCGGGTAAATCTTCGCGAGTTGCTCGATCTCTTTCGCGTGACGCTTGCCACCAGCACCGCGTCCCGGTAG
- a CDS encoding BlaI/MecI/CopY family transcriptional regulator: MAQKKFRLGDLQLRILRVLWDKQAASVQEVHAALEGRRLAYTTVATMLRKMEQRGLVGHRLEHRRFIYFPRVSQSQVVRSATADFLDRLFQGSLSAAVCHLLETRDLTREELEELERLIAQRKRELEGNCNAAPSEDEAR; this comes from the coding sequence ATGGCACAGAAGAAATTTCGGCTGGGTGATCTTCAGCTCCGGATTCTCCGCGTCCTGTGGGACAAGCAGGCGGCGAGTGTCCAGGAGGTTCATGCGGCCCTGGAAGGACGGCGGCTGGCCTACACCACCGTGGCCACGATGCTCCGCAAAATGGAGCAGCGTGGATTGGTGGGGCATCGTCTGGAGCATCGTCGTTTCATTTATTTCCCTCGGGTCAGCCAGTCACAGGTGGTAAGATCGGCGACAGCCGATTTTCTCGACCGACTGTTTCAGGGGAGTCTTTCCGCAGCGGTGTGTCACCTCCTGGAAACCCGGGATTTGACGCGGGAAGAGCTGGAAGAGCTGGAGCGCCTCATTGCTCAGCGAAAACGGGAATTGGAGGGGAATTGCAACGCTGCCCCGTCTGAGGACGAGGCTCGGTGA
- a CDS encoding M56 family metallopeptidase, with amino-acid sequence MMETPWQSLVFLALGVTLLVALAALAGGASARAELRRLVWISCLAGILVFVLSVLFAAPIAVWQLVRFFSQEERPSVSDALVEGHTGEQSLGADPSEVASPAMNAAFVISRPAKLGEELGPARDVPVPPEFFGSQWERWLLLVWTGGFLVFGTETVLKRVVTAWVRRSGHDLSGTPLAVWVNDMAREAAYIRPIRVVASARFLTPVAFGVMRPTIGVPLGFDPHLNANADKAVLLHELKHILNRDPFWHVLADVVVAILWWHPAAWFARFQWGKASEEVADEYSLCIPDGPRELAAGLVFYGRKALEGRMTLLATTGVRTRSHLAARVKRLLCLQDDQTAGRLDKVGVSARLQRWAVWLTAAAVFFASVGATAPQVPVVYGGARMSWVRWCWRHSLLAAAAVAFVAPWGPPPLAEEGRKPDKPAAVERAEREEREKPRVEREEREEGKRERGVREDREREREEREQPRERPRPPEVGPRGERPLGPPALERIERQLAELREQIARAREAGQEERVRDLEHQIGRLERIRENIRAGRPPEAGLEPPPEAHTAMMERLERRMAELRERIAQAEREGRQELLRELRAEVERVERAMRDLREGRLPPRPPAVPVPPERMERARHAAELLRREGFGDMAELLMRAVTGMPPAGPPRAPEAGPPRPEGERRGPPSGDRPRGEPPRPERDRPEGDRR; translated from the coding sequence ATGATGGAAACACCCTGGCAATCACTCGTGTTCCTCGCACTGGGTGTGACGCTGCTGGTGGCATTGGCGGCTTTGGCGGGCGGTGCGTCTGCACGAGCAGAGCTTCGCCGCCTGGTGTGGATTTCGTGTCTGGCGGGCATTCTGGTCTTCGTGCTCTCAGTTCTCTTTGCAGCGCCCATTGCCGTTTGGCAGTTGGTGCGCTTCTTCAGCCAGGAGGAAAGGCCGAGTGTCTCAGACGCTCTCGTGGAAGGTCATACGGGGGAGCAAAGTCTCGGAGCCGACCCGAGTGAGGTAGCTTCTCCAGCGATGAACGCTGCGTTTGTGATCTCAAGGCCAGCGAAGTTAGGAGAAGAGCTTGGCCCCGCACGGGATGTCCCTGTCCCGCCTGAATTCTTCGGCAGTCAATGGGAGCGGTGGCTGCTGCTTGTTTGGACGGGCGGGTTTTTGGTGTTCGGCACAGAAACGGTCCTGAAACGTGTGGTTACTGCGTGGGTCAGACGGAGTGGCCACGATTTATCTGGCACCCCGCTGGCAGTTTGGGTGAACGACATGGCACGTGAGGCCGCATATATCCGACCCATCCGTGTGGTGGCCTCGGCACGCTTTCTGACGCCGGTCGCCTTCGGCGTCATGCGACCAACAATCGGGGTGCCTTTGGGGTTTGATCCTCATCTCAACGCCAATGCCGATAAGGCGGTTTTGCTCCACGAATTAAAACACATCCTCAATCGGGACCCGTTTTGGCATGTGCTTGCGGATGTGGTTGTGGCAATTCTGTGGTGGCATCCTGCCGCCTGGTTTGCCCGGTTCCAGTGGGGAAAGGCCAGTGAAGAAGTGGCGGATGAGTACTCGCTGTGCATTCCTGATGGTCCCCGGGAACTGGCCGCGGGGCTTGTGTTCTATGGACGCAAAGCCCTGGAAGGTCGGATGACCCTGCTTGCCACAACGGGTGTGCGGACAAGGTCTCATCTTGCAGCGCGGGTCAAGCGACTGCTTTGTTTACAGGACGATCAGACCGCGGGGAGGTTGGATAAAGTGGGAGTGTCAGCACGGTTGCAGCGGTGGGCAGTTTGGCTCACTGCTGCGGCTGTGTTTTTTGCGTCCGTGGGAGCGACGGCTCCTCAGGTTCCTGTGGTGTATGGAGGTGCTCGTATGAGTTGGGTTCGATGGTGTTGGCGACATTCCTTGTTGGCGGCCGCGGCAGTGGCCTTTGTTGCGCCGTGGGGGCCGCCTCCTCTGGCCGAAGAAGGCCGAAAACCGGACAAGCCGGCAGCGGTTGAAAGAGCCGAGCGGGAAGAACGCGAAAAACCTCGCGTCGAACGTGAAGAACGTGAAGAAGGCAAGCGGGAACGAGGAGTGAGGGAGGACCGCGAACGAGAACGGGAGGAGCGGGAACAACCGCGTGAACGCCCCCGACCTCCCGAGGTGGGACCACGAGGGGAGCGACCGCTCGGTCCACCCGCTCTGGAAAGGATTGAACGGCAACTCGCTGAACTCCGAGAGCAGATTGCTCGGGCAAGAGAGGCAGGTCAGGAAGAGCGCGTTCGCGACCTGGAGCATCAGATCGGGCGGCTTGAGCGGATTCGAGAGAACATTCGGGCAGGACGGCCGCCGGAAGCTGGCTTGGAACCTCCTCCGGAAGCCCACACGGCCATGATGGAACGCCTGGAACGGCGGATGGCTGAGCTGCGCGAAAGGATTGCGCAGGCCGAGCGAGAAGGTCGGCAGGAGTTGCTCCGCGAACTGCGGGCCGAGGTTGAGCGAGTGGAAAGGGCAATGCGAGATCTCCGCGAAGGCAGATTGCCGCCACGGCCGCCTGCTGTCCCTGTTCCACCAGAGAGAATGGAACGGGCCCGTCATGCCGCCGAATTGTTGCGACGAGAGGGATTCGGTGACATGGCGGAGCTGTTGATGCGGGCGGTCACGGGCATGCCGCCGGCGGGGCCGCCGCGCGCTCCAGAAGCTGGTCCGCCCCGTCCTGAGGGCGAGCGGAGAGGACCGCCTTCCGGTGATCGTCCGCGAGGAGAGCCGCCACGGCCTGAACGCGATCGTCCTGAAGGTGACCGGCGGTAG
- a CDS encoding TadE/TadG family type IV pilus assembly protein: MTLEAVLVLPILLLATLAVFQFGVLMLIEQTITHAVTVAAREAGKGADIDATALSVNAVLGLHGLSVGPGATLILEDSLSTPAVQVRGTFPCPVPSTPSVPPGMLKATLCVDLTQKPFFNLLATCGLDFTGRKFAVSAVAHREFDGPPEITPRPECSCR, from the coding sequence TTGACGCTGGAGGCCGTGCTTGTTCTGCCGATTCTCCTGCTTGCCACCTTGGCCGTATTTCAGTTCGGCGTGTTGATGCTCATTGAGCAGACGATCACACATGCAGTGACAGTTGCCGCACGGGAAGCTGGCAAAGGCGCTGACATCGACGCGACGGCTCTGTCAGTTAACGCGGTCCTCGGCCTTCACGGCTTATCTGTGGGTCCCGGCGCCACGCTCATTTTGGAGGACAGCCTGAGCACACCAGCGGTTCAGGTTCGCGGCACATTTCCCTGCCCGGTTCCCAGTACTCCTTCCGTCCCGCCGGGAATGCTCAAGGCCACACTGTGCGTTGACCTTACTCAAAAACCGTTCTTTAATTTGCTCGCCACATGCGGATTGGACTTCACAGGGCGGAAATTCGCGGTTTCTGCCGTCGCACATCGCGAATTCGACGGTCCACCCGAGATCACCCCACGGCCTGAGTGTTCCTGCCGATAA
- a CDS encoding TadE family protein, giving the protein MRNLLLKRIFLPFSRRSKTSLAGRRGFATLWLILTLPIFLILFGFVVELGHLWLARVELENALEAAARAAVKAWGDAGGGSTYIPRQIGVAYAAANHVRGLPLAIAPNYDPTPDPSNPNENLTCCVQPGDPVGGVSPEGNLVFGAVIRDPNATCPIVFDANKRPGCSPGTVLIDATAQGPGNLAQDNAWGIVFRASPDLPAGLTIQSVTIDLQAGGGSGQFDFTSAPPALSDNLPAPIIPCHNDVEGFPNPSSQIVFSPTSGLSPTLTINFYPDPISGDLGFEPGDRIRFGARTTGVSNGSGQDDGDGIGRDGVRVTIVFAINGSPLPPVSAVFYDNTESSNNCQATCPVHPSGIDDLPCPPASAPNNNGQSYAIISGGSGSGEFAVRAQAVLAVPSPICSLFGLKMPRYRVSAHTIAVYQCGSKAIRLQRVDEYKCSD; this is encoded by the coding sequence ATGAGAAACTTACTTCTAAAACGCATATTCCTGCCTTTTAGCCGCCGGTCAAAAACGAGTCTCGCCGGTCGTCGAGGATTTGCCACCCTGTGGCTTATTCTCACCCTTCCTATCTTCTTGATTCTTTTCGGGTTCGTCGTGGAGTTGGGCCATCTTTGGCTTGCCCGCGTGGAGCTGGAAAACGCCCTGGAAGCAGCAGCCCGGGCGGCCGTCAAAGCCTGGGGTGATGCCGGTGGCGGTTCCACCTATATCCCTCGCCAGATCGGGGTTGCTTACGCGGCTGCCAATCACGTTCGCGGCCTACCTTTAGCGATCGCCCCCAATTACGACCCCACTCCCGACCCATCCAACCCGAACGAGAACCTCACCTGCTGTGTGCAACCCGGAGATCCGGTCGGCGGTGTCAGTCCTGAAGGAAACCTTGTTTTTGGGGCAGTTATCCGTGACCCGAATGCCACCTGTCCTATCGTGTTTGATGCCAACAAGCGTCCCGGCTGCAGCCCCGGTACCGTCCTTATCGACGCCACTGCCCAGGGACCGGGAAACCTTGCCCAGGACAATGCTTGGGGTATCGTGTTTCGCGCATCCCCGGACCTTCCCGCCGGATTGACGATACAGAGCGTCACCATCGACCTCCAAGCGGGCGGAGGCAGCGGTCAATTTGACTTTACCTCTGCCCCACCCGCGCTCTCAGATAATTTGCCGGCCCCGATCATCCCGTGCCATAACGATGTGGAGGGTTTTCCGAATCCTTCGTCGCAGATTGTCTTCTCTCCAACCTCGGGCCTATCCCCCACCCTGACAATCAATTTTTATCCCGACCCGATCAGTGGGGATCTCGGTTTCGAGCCAGGCGACCGAATTCGGTTTGGTGCTCGAACGACCGGTGTCTCAAACGGGAGTGGCCAGGATGATGGGGATGGGATTGGACGGGACGGCGTGAGAGTGACGATCGTCTTCGCGATCAACGGAAGTCCGCTTCCCCCAGTCTCGGCTGTCTTCTATGACAATACGGAATCGTCCAATAACTGTCAGGCCACCTGTCCGGTGCACCCGTCGGGTATCGACGACCTGCCGTGTCCACCTGCCAGTGCTCCTAACAACAATGGGCAATCTTACGCAATTATTTCCGGCGGATCTGGAAGCGGCGAATTCGCCGTTCGTGCGCAGGCCGTGCTGGCGGTGCCCAGCCCGATTTGCTCTCTTTTCGGTCTTAAAATGCCGCGGTACAGGGTCTCCGCACATACGATTGCCGTTTACCAGTGTGGGAGTAAGGCGATACGCCTCCAGCGGGTGGACGAATACAAATGCAGTGACTGA
- a CDS encoding TadE/TadG family type IV pilus assembly protein, with protein sequence MISRRRQSRRYLSRYGVLSLELVLVLPLMLVALLATVQFGKYFANLQELAFATRVGAEEAAKTSGLSTMEGDPVPANVVQAVDQQLAAFGVTRRIIVLEHNAGGIPVSLVDPAGAPIPTKLSPVPPGQYVRILITVPKADIMPELLKVFGLHLAGGCKTTTLSTVWAYEK encoded by the coding sequence GTGATCTCTCGACGCAGGCAGAGCCGACGCTATTTGTCTCGCTACGGAGTCCTAAGCCTGGAGCTCGTCCTCGTGCTGCCGCTCATGCTGGTGGCACTTCTTGCCACGGTGCAATTCGGAAAATACTTCGCCAATTTACAGGAGTTGGCGTTCGCCACCCGCGTTGGTGCCGAAGAAGCGGCCAAGACTTCTGGGCTTTCCACAATGGAAGGCGATCCGGTACCGGCCAACGTTGTCCAGGCCGTTGATCAACAACTGGCGGCCTTCGGTGTGACACGCCGAATTATTGTTCTGGAGCACAACGCTGGAGGAATCCCCGTGAGCCTGGTGGATCCGGCCGGGGCACCTATCCCGACCAAGCTCAGTCCAGTCCCCCCTGGGCAATATGTACGGATACTCATCACGGTTCCAAAGGCAGATATTATGCCGGAGTTGCTGAAGGTGTTTGGGCTTCACCTGGCAGGGGGCTGCAAAACAACCACGCTCTCCACAGTGTGGGCCTATGAAAAGTGA